One stretch of Oncorhynchus clarkii lewisi isolate Uvic-CL-2024 chromosome 3, UVic_Ocla_1.0, whole genome shotgun sequence DNA includes these proteins:
- the LOC139390547 gene encoding potassium-transporting ATPase alpha chain 1 isoform X5, which produces MTVAHLWFDNVIHAADTTEDQSGQSFDQSSETWRSLARVAGLCNRAIFKPNQESLPIPRRIVVGDASETALLKFTELAIGNMMEYRERFKKVVEVPFNSTNKFQLSVHELEDPMDLRYLLVMKGAPERILERCSTILIKGQEMPLEEQWREAFQTAYMDLGSLGERVLGFCHIYLNENEFPRGYKFDSDEMNFTTSGLCFAGLISMIDPPRATVPDAVMKCRTAGIRVVMVTGDHPITARAIAANVGIITEGSETVEDIATRKRIPVEQVNRRDARACVISGGQLKDMSSEELDEALRSHPEMVFARTSPQQKLIIVESCQRLGSIVAVTGDGVNDSPALKKADIGIAMGIAGSDAAKNAADMILLDDNFASIVTGVEQGRLIFDNLKKSIAYTLTKNIPELTPYLIYITVSVPLPLGCITILMIELATDIFPSVSLAYEKAESDIMHLKPRNPRKDRLVNESLAAYSYFQIGAIQSFAGFTDYFTAMAQEGWYPLLCVGLRSHWENVHLQDLQDSYGQEWTYAQRLYQQYTCYTVFFISIEICQIADVLIRKTRRLSIFQQGFFRNKVLVSAIVFQLLLGNLLCYCPGMPNIFNFMPIRGQWWFVPIPYGILIFVYDEIRKLGVRRHPGSWWDQELYY; this is translated from the exons ATGACCGTGGCCCACCTGTGGTTCGACAATGTGATCCATGCCGCAGACACCACAGAGGACCAATCAGGTCAGAGCTTTGACCAATCATCCGAGACATGGCGATCGTTGGCAAGAGTGGCAGGACTCTGTAACCGGGCCATCTTCAAACCCAACCAGGAGTCTCTGCCGATACCTAGG AGAATAGTGGTGGGCGACGCCTCAGAGACGGCTCTGCTGAAGTTCACTGAGCTGGCCATAGGGAATATGATGGAATACAGGGAGCGATTCAAAAAAGTTGTTGAAGTACCATTCAACTCCACCAACAAGTTCCAG CTGTCAGTGCATGAGTTGGAGGACCCCATGGACTTGCGctacctgctggtgatgaaggggGCGCCAGAGAGGATCTTGGAGCGCTGTTCCACCATCCTGATCAAGGGCCAGGAGATGCCACTGGAGGAACAGTGGAGAGAGGCCTTCCAGACTGCATACATGGACTTGGGGAGCCTGGGGGAGAGAGTGCTGG GTTTCTGTCACATCTATCTAAATGAGAATGAGTTCCCGCGTGGTTACAAGTTTGACTCTGATGAGATGAACTTCACCACGTCTGGTTTGTGTTTCGCTGGACTCATCTCCATGATCGACCCGCCCCGTGCCACTGTGCCTGACGCTGTCATGAAGTGCCGCACGGCTGGAATAAGG GTAGTCATGGTGACGGGTGACCACCCGATCACGGCCAGAGCCATCGCTGCCAATGTTGGCATCATCACAGAGGGCAGTGAGACAGTAGAGGACATTGCTACCAGGAAACGCATTCCAGTGGAGCAGGTCAACAGGAG GGATGCCCGTGCCTGTGTGATCAGTGGTGGTCAGCTGAAGGACATGAGCAGTGAAGAGCTGGACGAAGCGTTGAGGAGTCACCCTGAAATGGTGTTCGCCCGCACCTCCCCCCAGCAGAAACTCATCATCGTGGAGAGCTGTCAGCGCCTG GGCTCCATTGTTGCTGTGACAGGCGATGGGGTGAACGACTCCCCTGCATTGAAAAAGGCAGACATTGGTATTGCCATGGGCATAGCTGGCTCTGATGCAGCTAAGAATGCAGCTGACATGATTCTGCTGGATGACAACTTTGCCTCCATCGTCACAGGGGTGGAGCAGG GTCGTCTGATCTTTGACAACCTGAAGAAATCCATTGCGTACACACTGACCAAGAACATTCCGGAGCTCACACCCTACCTCATCTACATCACTGTCAGTGTTCCTCTGCCATTGGGCTGCATCACCATCCTCATGATTGAGCTGGCCACTGACATT TttccctctgtgtctctggcCTATGAGAAGGCAGAGAGTGATATTATGCATCTGAAACCCAGGAACCCGCGTAAGGATAGGTTGGTGAACGAATCTCTGGCTGCCTACTCCTACTTCCAGATTG GAGCGATCCAGTCTTTCGCTGGTTTCACAGACTACTTTACAGCGATGGCCCAGGAAGGCTGGTATCCTCTGCTGTGTGTGGGGCTCAGGTCCCACTGGGAGAACGTCCATCTACAGGACCTGCAGGACAGCTATGGCCaggagtgg ACATACGCCCAGCGTCTGTATCAGCAGTACACCTGCTACACTGTCTTCTTCATCAGTATCGAGATTTGCCAGATCGCTGACGTGTTGATCAGGAAAACCCGCCGTCTGTCCATCTTCCAGCAGGGCTTCTTTAG GAACAAGGTGCTAGTGAGTGCCATCGTCTTCCAGCTGTTACTGGGTAACCTGCTGTGCTACTGCCCAGGGATGCCAAACATTTTCAACTTCATGCCCATTAG GGGCCAATGGTGGTTTGTTCCAATCCCATACGGAATTCTAATCTTTGTCTATGACGAGATCAGAAAGCTGGGGGTCAGAAGACATCCAGGAA GTTGGTGGGACCAGGAGCTGTATTATTGA
- the LOC139390547 gene encoding potassium-transporting ATPase alpha chain 1 isoform X3: MSKGDSYDMFEMNGEVDVKMKKKKKIKKKDRLEGMKKEMDIDDHEITIEELEMRYTTSVSKGLTSSKAAEVLERDGPNELLPPKGTPEYVKFARQLAGGLQCLMWVAAVICFIAFGIEFSRGTLGCFDDLYLAITLITVVVVTGCFGYYQEFKSTNIIASFKNLVPQQALVIRDGQKNQINAMDLVVGDLVEIKGGDRVPADIRIIFAQGCKVDNSSLTGESEPQSKTPECTHENPLETKNIAFFSTTCLEGVATGTVINTGDRTIIGRIASLASGVGNEKTPIAIEIEHFVDIIAGLAIFFGFTFFVVAMFIGYAFLEAMIFFMAIVVAYVPEGLLATVTVCLSLTAKRLARKNCVVKNLEAVETLGSTSVICSDKTGTLTQNRMTVAHLWFDNVIHAADTTEDQSGQSFDQSSETWRSLARVAGLCNRAIFKPNQESLPIPRRIVVGDASETALLKFTELAIGNMMEYRERFKKVVEVPFNSTNKFQLSVHELEDPMDLRYLLVMKGAPERILERCSTILIKGQEMPLEEQWREAFQTAYMDLGSLGERVLGFCHIYLNENEFPRGYKFDSDEMNFTTSGLCFAGLISMIDPPRATVPDAVMKCRTAGIRVVMVTGDHPITARAIAANVGIITEGSETVEDIATRKRIPVEQVNRRDARACVISGGQLKDMSSEELDEALRSHPEMVFARTSPQQKLIIVESCQRLGSIVAVTGDGVNDSPALKKADIGIAMGIAGSDAAKNAADMILLDDNFASIVTGVEQGRLIFDNLKKSIAYTLTKNIPELTPYLIYITVSVPLPLGCITILMIELATDIFPSVSLAYEKAESDIMHLKPRNPRKDRLVNESLAAYSYFQIGAIQSFAGFTDYFTAMAQEGWYPLLCVGLRSHWENVHLQDLQDSYGQEWTYAQRLYQQYTCYTVFFISIEICQIADVLIRKTRRLSIFQQGFFRNKVLVSAIVFQLLLGNLLCYCPGMPNIFNFMPIRGQWWFVPIPYGILIFVYDEIRKLGVRRHPGSWWDQELYY; encoded by the exons ATGAGTAAAGGG GACTCTTACGACATGTTTGAGATGAATGGAGAGGTGGACGTCAAgatgaagaaaaagaagaagataaAGAAAAAGGATAGGCTAGAGGGCATGAAGAAGGAGATGGACATT GATGACCACGAGATCACAATAGAAGAGCTAGAGATGAGGTATACCACCAGTGTAAGCAAG GGCCTGACCTCCAGCAAAGCCGCGGAGGTTCTGGAGCGGGACGGCCCCAATGAACTGCTGCCCCCCAAAGGGACCCCAGAGTACGTCAAGTTTGCCCGCCAGCTGGCCGGAGGGCTGCAGTGTCTGATGTGGGTGGCAGCCGTCATCTGCTTCATTGCTTTCGGCATCGAGTTCTCCAGGGGAACCCTCGGCTGCTTTGACGAT CTGTACCTCGCCATCACTCTGATCACTGTTGTTGTGGTGACTGGCTGTTTCGGTTACTACCAAGAGTTTAAGAGCACCAACATCATCGCCAGCTTCAAAAATCTAGTGCCACAG CAAGCCCTGGTGATCCGTGACGGGCAGAAGAACCAGATCAATGCCATGGACCTGGTGGTGGGAGACCTGGTGGAGATCAAGGGTGGTGACCGCGTGCCTGCTGACATCCGCATCATCTTTGCCCAGGGCTGTAAG GTGGATAACTCATCCCTGACAGGAGAGTCAGAGCCTCAGAGCAAAACCCCGGAGTGTACCCACGAGAACCCCCTAGAGACCAAGAACATCGCCTTCTTCTCTACCACCTGCCTGGAAG GAGTGGCCACAGGAACGGTCATCAACACGGGTGACCGCACCATCATTGGCCGCATTGCCAGCTTGGCGTCAGGCGTAGGCAATGAGAAGACGCCAATTGCCATAGAGATTGAGCACTTTGTTGACATCATTGCTGGGCTGGCCATCTTCTTTGGCTTCACCTTCTTCGTGGTGGCCATGTTTATCGGCTATGCCTTCCTGGAGGCTATGATCTTCTTCATGGCCATCGTGGTGGCCTATGTACCTGAGGGGTTGCTGGCTACTGTCACT gtgTGTCTGTCGCTGACGGCCAAGCGTCTGGCCAGAAAGAACTGCGTGGTGAAGAACCTGGAGGCTGTGGAGACACTGGGCTCCACCTCGGTCATCTGCTCTGACAAGACGGGAACTCTGACCCAGAACAGGATGACCGTGGCCCACCTGTGGTTCGACAATGTGATCCATGCCGCAGACACCACAGAGGACCAATCAGGTCAGAGCTTTGACCAATCATCCGAGACATGGCGATCGTTGGCAAGAGTGGCAGGACTCTGTAACCGGGCCATCTTCAAACCCAACCAGGAGTCTCTGCCGATACCTAGG AGAATAGTGGTGGGCGACGCCTCAGAGACGGCTCTGCTGAAGTTCACTGAGCTGGCCATAGGGAATATGATGGAATACAGGGAGCGATTCAAAAAAGTTGTTGAAGTACCATTCAACTCCACCAACAAGTTCCAG CTGTCAGTGCATGAGTTGGAGGACCCCATGGACTTGCGctacctgctggtgatgaaggggGCGCCAGAGAGGATCTTGGAGCGCTGTTCCACCATCCTGATCAAGGGCCAGGAGATGCCACTGGAGGAACAGTGGAGAGAGGCCTTCCAGACTGCATACATGGACTTGGGGAGCCTGGGGGAGAGAGTGCTGG GTTTCTGTCACATCTATCTAAATGAGAATGAGTTCCCGCGTGGTTACAAGTTTGACTCTGATGAGATGAACTTCACCACGTCTGGTTTGTGTTTCGCTGGACTCATCTCCATGATCGACCCGCCCCGTGCCACTGTGCCTGACGCTGTCATGAAGTGCCGCACGGCTGGAATAAGG GTAGTCATGGTGACGGGTGACCACCCGATCACGGCCAGAGCCATCGCTGCCAATGTTGGCATCATCACAGAGGGCAGTGAGACAGTAGAGGACATTGCTACCAGGAAACGCATTCCAGTGGAGCAGGTCAACAGGAG GGATGCCCGTGCCTGTGTGATCAGTGGTGGTCAGCTGAAGGACATGAGCAGTGAAGAGCTGGACGAAGCGTTGAGGAGTCACCCTGAAATGGTGTTCGCCCGCACCTCCCCCCAGCAGAAACTCATCATCGTGGAGAGCTGTCAGCGCCTG GGCTCCATTGTTGCTGTGACAGGCGATGGGGTGAACGACTCCCCTGCATTGAAAAAGGCAGACATTGGTATTGCCATGGGCATAGCTGGCTCTGATGCAGCTAAGAATGCAGCTGACATGATTCTGCTGGATGACAACTTTGCCTCCATCGTCACAGGGGTGGAGCAGG GTCGTCTGATCTTTGACAACCTGAAGAAATCCATTGCGTACACACTGACCAAGAACATTCCGGAGCTCACACCCTACCTCATCTACATCACTGTCAGTGTTCCTCTGCCATTGGGCTGCATCACCATCCTCATGATTGAGCTGGCCACTGACATT TttccctctgtgtctctggcCTATGAGAAGGCAGAGAGTGATATTATGCATCTGAAACCCAGGAACCCGCGTAAGGATAGGTTGGTGAACGAATCTCTGGCTGCCTACTCCTACTTCCAGATTG GAGCGATCCAGTCTTTCGCTGGTTTCACAGACTACTTTACAGCGATGGCCCAGGAAGGCTGGTATCCTCTGCTGTGTGTGGGGCTCAGGTCCCACTGGGAGAACGTCCATCTACAGGACCTGCAGGACAGCTATGGCCaggagtgg ACATACGCCCAGCGTCTGTATCAGCAGTACACCTGCTACACTGTCTTCTTCATCAGTATCGAGATTTGCCAGATCGCTGACGTGTTGATCAGGAAAACCCGCCGTCTGTCCATCTTCCAGCAGGGCTTCTTTAG GAACAAGGTGCTAGTGAGTGCCATCGTCTTCCAGCTGTTACTGGGTAACCTGCTGTGCTACTGCCCAGGGATGCCAAACATTTTCAACTTCATGCCCATTAG GGGCCAATGGTGGTTTGTTCCAATCCCATACGGAATTCTAATCTTTGTCTATGACGAGATCAGAAAGCTGGGGGTCAGAAGACATCCAGGAA GTTGGTGGGACCAGGAGCTGTATTATTGA
- the LOC139390547 gene encoding potassium-transporting ATPase alpha chain 1 isoform X4 produces MDLVVGDLVEIKGGDRVPADIRIIFAQGCKVDNSSLTGESEPQSKTPECTHENPLETKNIAFFSTTCLEGVATGTVINTGDRTIIGRIASLASGVGNEKTPIAIEIEHFVDIIAGLAIFFGFTFFVVAMFIGYAFLEAMIFFMAIVVAYVPEGLLATVTVCLSLTAKRLARKNCVVKNLEAVETLGSTSVICSDKTGTLTQNRMTVAHLWFDNVIHAADTTEDQSGQSFDQSSETWRSLARVAGLCNRAIFKPNQESLPIPRRIVVGDASETALLKFTELAIGNMMEYRERFKKVVEVPFNSTNKFQLSVHELEDPMDLRYLLVMKGAPERILERCSTILIKGQEMPLEEQWREAFQTAYMDLGSLGERVLGFCHIYLNENEFPRGYKFDSDEMNFTTSGLCFAGLISMIDPPRATVPDAVMKCRTAGIRVVMVTGDHPITARAIAANVGIITEGSETVEDIATRKRIPVEQVNRRDARACVISGGQLKDMSSEELDEALRSHPEMVFARTSPQQKLIIVESCQRLGSIVAVTGDGVNDSPALKKADIGIAMGIAGSDAAKNAADMILLDDNFASIVTGVEQGRLIFDNLKKSIAYTLTKNIPELTPYLIYITVSVPLPLGCITILMIELATDIFPSVSLAYEKAESDIMHLKPRNPRKDRLVNESLAAYSYFQIGAIQSFAGFTDYFTAMAQEGWYPLLCVGLRSHWENVHLQDLQDSYGQEWTYAQRLYQQYTCYTVFFISIEICQIADVLIRKTRRLSIFQQGFFRNKVLVSAIVFQLLLGNLLCYCPGMPNIFNFMPIRGQWWFVPIPYGILIFVYDEIRKLGVRRHPGSWWDQELYY; encoded by the exons ATGGACCTGGTGGTGGGAGACCTGGTGGAGATCAAGGGTGGTGACCGCGTGCCTGCTGACATCCGCATCATCTTTGCCCAGGGCTGTAAG GTGGATAACTCATCCCTGACAGGAGAGTCAGAGCCTCAGAGCAAAACCCCGGAGTGTACCCACGAGAACCCCCTAGAGACCAAGAACATCGCCTTCTTCTCTACCACCTGCCTGGAAG GAGTGGCCACAGGAACGGTCATCAACACGGGTGACCGCACCATCATTGGCCGCATTGCCAGCTTGGCGTCAGGCGTAGGCAATGAGAAGACGCCAATTGCCATAGAGATTGAGCACTTTGTTGACATCATTGCTGGGCTGGCCATCTTCTTTGGCTTCACCTTCTTCGTGGTGGCCATGTTTATCGGCTATGCCTTCCTGGAGGCTATGATCTTCTTCATGGCCATCGTGGTGGCCTATGTACCTGAGGGGTTGCTGGCTACTGTCACT gtgTGTCTGTCGCTGACGGCCAAGCGTCTGGCCAGAAAGAACTGCGTGGTGAAGAACCTGGAGGCTGTGGAGACACTGGGCTCCACCTCGGTCATCTGCTCTGACAAGACGGGAACTCTGACCCAGAACAGGATGACCGTGGCCCACCTGTGGTTCGACAATGTGATCCATGCCGCAGACACCACAGAGGACCAATCAGGTCAGAGCTTTGACCAATCATCCGAGACATGGCGATCGTTGGCAAGAGTGGCAGGACTCTGTAACCGGGCCATCTTCAAACCCAACCAGGAGTCTCTGCCGATACCTAGG AGAATAGTGGTGGGCGACGCCTCAGAGACGGCTCTGCTGAAGTTCACTGAGCTGGCCATAGGGAATATGATGGAATACAGGGAGCGATTCAAAAAAGTTGTTGAAGTACCATTCAACTCCACCAACAAGTTCCAG CTGTCAGTGCATGAGTTGGAGGACCCCATGGACTTGCGctacctgctggtgatgaaggggGCGCCAGAGAGGATCTTGGAGCGCTGTTCCACCATCCTGATCAAGGGCCAGGAGATGCCACTGGAGGAACAGTGGAGAGAGGCCTTCCAGACTGCATACATGGACTTGGGGAGCCTGGGGGAGAGAGTGCTGG GTTTCTGTCACATCTATCTAAATGAGAATGAGTTCCCGCGTGGTTACAAGTTTGACTCTGATGAGATGAACTTCACCACGTCTGGTTTGTGTTTCGCTGGACTCATCTCCATGATCGACCCGCCCCGTGCCACTGTGCCTGACGCTGTCATGAAGTGCCGCACGGCTGGAATAAGG GTAGTCATGGTGACGGGTGACCACCCGATCACGGCCAGAGCCATCGCTGCCAATGTTGGCATCATCACAGAGGGCAGTGAGACAGTAGAGGACATTGCTACCAGGAAACGCATTCCAGTGGAGCAGGTCAACAGGAG GGATGCCCGTGCCTGTGTGATCAGTGGTGGTCAGCTGAAGGACATGAGCAGTGAAGAGCTGGACGAAGCGTTGAGGAGTCACCCTGAAATGGTGTTCGCCCGCACCTCCCCCCAGCAGAAACTCATCATCGTGGAGAGCTGTCAGCGCCTG GGCTCCATTGTTGCTGTGACAGGCGATGGGGTGAACGACTCCCCTGCATTGAAAAAGGCAGACATTGGTATTGCCATGGGCATAGCTGGCTCTGATGCAGCTAAGAATGCAGCTGACATGATTCTGCTGGATGACAACTTTGCCTCCATCGTCACAGGGGTGGAGCAGG GTCGTCTGATCTTTGACAACCTGAAGAAATCCATTGCGTACACACTGACCAAGAACATTCCGGAGCTCACACCCTACCTCATCTACATCACTGTCAGTGTTCCTCTGCCATTGGGCTGCATCACCATCCTCATGATTGAGCTGGCCACTGACATT TttccctctgtgtctctggcCTATGAGAAGGCAGAGAGTGATATTATGCATCTGAAACCCAGGAACCCGCGTAAGGATAGGTTGGTGAACGAATCTCTGGCTGCCTACTCCTACTTCCAGATTG GAGCGATCCAGTCTTTCGCTGGTTTCACAGACTACTTTACAGCGATGGCCCAGGAAGGCTGGTATCCTCTGCTGTGTGTGGGGCTCAGGTCCCACTGGGAGAACGTCCATCTACAGGACCTGCAGGACAGCTATGGCCaggagtgg ACATACGCCCAGCGTCTGTATCAGCAGTACACCTGCTACACTGTCTTCTTCATCAGTATCGAGATTTGCCAGATCGCTGACGTGTTGATCAGGAAAACCCGCCGTCTGTCCATCTTCCAGCAGGGCTTCTTTAG GAACAAGGTGCTAGTGAGTGCCATCGTCTTCCAGCTGTTACTGGGTAACCTGCTGTGCTACTGCCCAGGGATGCCAAACATTTTCAACTTCATGCCCATTAG GGGCCAATGGTGGTTTGTTCCAATCCCATACGGAATTCTAATCTTTGTCTATGACGAGATCAGAAAGCTGGGGGTCAGAAGACATCCAGGAA GTTGGTGGGACCAGGAGCTGTATTATTGA